The Rattus rattus isolate New Zealand chromosome 1, Rrattus_CSIRO_v1, whole genome shotgun sequence genome includes a region encoding these proteins:
- the Pde1b gene encoding calcium/calmodulin-dependent 3',5'-cyclic nucleotide phosphodiesterase 1B, whose protein sequence is MELSPRSPPEMLESDCPSPLELKSAPSKKMWIKLRSLLRYMVKQLENGEVNIEELKKNLEYTASLLEAVYIDETRQILDTEDELRELRSDAVPSEVRDWLASTFTQQTRAKGRRAEEKPKFRSIVHAVQAGIFVERMFRRTYTAVGPTYSTAVHNCLKNLDVWCFDVFSLNRAADDHALRTIVFELLTRHSLISRFKIPTVFLMSFLEALETGYGKYKNPYHNQIHAADVTQTVHCFLLRTGMVHCLSEIEVLAIIFAAAIHDYEHTGTTNSFHIQTKSECAILYNDRSVLENHHISSVFRMMQDDEMNIFINLTKDEFVELRALVIEMVLATDMSCHFQQVKTMKTALQQLERIDKSKALSLLLHAADISHPTKQWSVHSRWTKALMEEFFRQGDKEAELGLPFSPLCDRTSTLVAQSQIGFIDFIVEPTFSVLTDVAEKSVQPLTDDDSKSKSQPSFQWRQPSLDVDVGDPNPDVVSFRSTWTKYIQENKQKWKERAASGITNQMSIDELSPCEEEAPSSPAEDEHNQNGNLD, encoded by the exons GCTGCGCTACATGGTGAAGCAGTTGGAGAATGGGGAGGTTAACATCGAGGAACTGAAGAAAAACCTGGAATACACAGCTTCCCTGCTGGAAGCTGTCTACATTGATGAGACAAG GCAAATCTTGGACACTGAAGATGAGCTTCGGGAACTTCGGTCAGATGCTGTGCCTTCAGAGGTGCGGGACTGGCTGGCCTCCACCTTCACCCAGCAGACCCGAGCCAAAGGTCGCAGGGCAGAAGAGAAACCCAAGTTCCGAAGCATTGTGCACGCTGTGCAGGCTGGGATCTTCGTGGAGCG GATGTTCCGGAGAACGTATACCGCTGTGGGTCCCACGTATTCTACTGCAGTCCACAACTGTCTCAAG AACCTGGACGTCTGGTGCTTCGATGTCTTCTCCTTGAACCGGGCGGCTGATGACCACGCTCTGAGGACCATTGTTTTTGAGTTGCTGACTCGGCATAGCCTCATCAGCCGCTTCAAG ATTCCCACAGTGTTTCTGATGAGTTTTCTGGAGGCCTTAGAGACAGGCTACGGGAAATATAAGAACCCTTACCACAACCAGATCCATGCCGCTGACGTGACCCAGACTGTCCATTGCTTCCTGCTCCGCACAGGCATGGTG CACTGCCTGTCAGAGATTGAGGTCTTGGCCATCATCTTCGCGGCAGCCATCCATGACTATGAGCACACAGGCACAACCAACAGCTTCCACATCCAGACCAA GTCAGAATGCGCCATCCTGTACAATGACCGATCGGTGCTGGAGAATCACCACATCAGCTCTGTTTTCCGAATGATGCAGGATGATGAGATGAACATTTTTATCAATCTCACCAAGGATGAATTCGT AGAGCTGCGGGCCCTGGTCATTGAGATGGTGTTAGCCACAGACATGTCCTGCCATTTCCAGCAAGTGAAGACTATGAAGACAGCCCTGCAGCAGCTTGAAAG GATTGACAAATCCAAGGCCCTGTCTCTTCTGCTCCATGCTGCTGACATCAGCCACCCAACCAAGCAGTGGTCAGTCCACAGCCGCTGGACCAAGGCCCTAATGGAAGAGTTCTTCCGCCAG GGTGACaaggaggcagagctgggcctGCCCTTCTCCCCACTCTGTGACCGCACCTCCACATTGGTGGCCCAGTCCCAGATAG GTTTCATTGACTTCATTGTGGAGCCCACCTTCTCTGTGCTGACTGATGTGGCAGAAAAGAGTGTCCAGCCCTTGACAGATGATGATTCCAAGTCTAAAAGTCAGCCCAG CTTCCAGTGGCGCCAGCCTTCTTTAGATGTGGACGTAGGAGACCCCAACCCTGATGTGGTCAGTTTCCGCTCCACCTGGACCAAGTACATTCAAGAGAACAAACAGAAGTGGAAGGAACGGGCAGCGAGTG GCATCACCAACCAGATGTCCATTGATGAACTGTCCCCCTGTGAGGAAGAAGCCCCATCCTCCCCTGCAGAAGATGAGCACAACCAGAATGGGAATCTGGATTAG